Proteins from a genomic interval of Alteromonas macleodii ATCC 27126:
- a CDS encoding chorismate--pyruvate lyase family protein, which produces MSFNATFPVGLAVDWQAPSGITIPNAQLKNWLLDTGSLTERVQSLSNHFSLELIGQHEQIPHDNELSLLLDNGETHYQAREILLCGDHKPWVFARSIIPQAFVDSELSDLGREPLGKRLFNDKRFTRSAFQLCTVPASQFGINSNQTLWGRRSLFTLGNYSMIVAEVFLPSSPAYSRSAKNEKESEKQL; this is translated from the coding sequence GTGAGTTTTAATGCCACTTTTCCAGTGGGTTTGGCGGTTGACTGGCAAGCACCTTCTGGCATCACAATTCCTAATGCACAGCTAAAAAACTGGCTGTTAGACACTGGGTCGTTAACCGAGCGAGTACAGTCTTTAAGCAACCACTTTTCTCTAGAGCTTATTGGCCAGCACGAGCAGATTCCTCACGACAATGAACTGTCGTTGTTACTCGACAACGGTGAAACCCATTATCAAGCGCGAGAAATTCTCCTATGTGGCGATCATAAGCCGTGGGTGTTTGCACGTTCTATCATCCCTCAAGCCTTTGTTGACAGCGAACTTTCAGACCTTGGTCGGGAGCCTTTAGGAAAACGTTTGTTTAACGATAAGCGCTTTACACGCTCAGCGTTTCAACTGTGTACAGTGCCAGCTTCGCAGTTTGGTATTAACAGTAATCAAACCTTGTGGGGCAGGCGCTCGTTGTTTACGTTAGGCAACTACAGCATGATAGTAGCAGAGGTGTTTCTTCCTTCCTCACCGGCGTATAGCCGCTCTGCTAAAAACGAAAAAGAAAGCGAAAAACAATTATGA
- the glpE gene encoding thiosulfate sulfurtransferase GlpE, producing the protein MTTFSHISVNDVANFQGDVTIVDIRDPQSFANGHMPNAAQLNNDNFAAFIDQTPKDIPVVVVCYHGVSSQQAAQVIAQQGFETVYSMDGGFEAWRLANPVVTA; encoded by the coding sequence ATGACAACATTCTCACACATTAGCGTAAACGACGTTGCAAACTTTCAAGGTGACGTAACCATTGTGGATATTCGCGATCCTCAATCGTTTGCTAATGGACACATGCCTAACGCAGCGCAGCTGAACAACGACAACTTTGCAGCGTTTATCGACCAAACGCCCAAAGATATCCCAGTGGTTGTAGTGTGCTACCACGGCGTAAGCAGCCAGCAGGCGGCCCAAGTCATTGCACAGCAAGGCTTTGAAACCGTTTATAGTATGGACGGTGGCTTCGAAGCATGGCGGCTGGCAAATCCGGTAGTCACGGCATAG
- the glpG gene encoding rhomboid family intramembrane serine protease GlpG — MAHPLIAFNQQSPAHLLANYLTSQHIQAAVIQHDKEFVVVLDNHDHLDRAKIIADGFLANPTDPKYQQAAWDNGKNVRLAPSGSGFSVGNIIADAVKAPFTSVVFILCVAVYLLSLFGLFAPIAQHLLMQPFSILSQNHEWWRLLGPAFIHFSALHIIFNLLWWGMLGAKIERTLGMSMLLIVFLVSATISNAAQALFSDPVQGNLFLFGGLSGVVYAVMGFVWWLGWLRPSWGLSLPNSIVGFMLVWLVLGYADILWVNMANAAHTAGLISGCLLAGALSLGSGKR, encoded by the coding sequence ATGGCTCATCCTTTAATTGCGTTCAATCAGCAAAGTCCTGCACATCTTCTCGCCAATTATTTAACCAGTCAGCACATTCAGGCCGCTGTAATACAGCACGATAAAGAGTTCGTGGTGGTATTAGATAATCACGACCATCTCGACCGTGCAAAAATTATTGCGGATGGCTTTTTGGCAAACCCTACCGATCCGAAGTACCAGCAAGCCGCATGGGATAATGGCAAGAACGTACGGCTGGCGCCTTCGGGGAGTGGCTTTTCCGTGGGTAATATCATTGCCGATGCCGTGAAAGCGCCTTTTACCTCGGTGGTATTTATTCTGTGTGTTGCGGTTTATTTACTGTCATTGTTTGGACTGTTTGCCCCTATCGCACAGCATTTATTGATGCAGCCATTTTCCATTTTGTCGCAAAATCACGAATGGTGGCGATTACTAGGCCCTGCGTTCATTCATTTTTCGGCGCTGCACATTATATTTAACCTACTGTGGTGGGGCATGTTGGGAGCTAAAATTGAACGCACCCTTGGCATGAGCATGCTGCTTATTGTGTTCTTAGTGTCGGCCACTATTTCGAACGCCGCACAAGCGCTGTTTAGTGACCCTGTGCAAGGCAACCTGTTCTTGTTTGGCGGCTTGTCTGGTGTGGTGTATGCCGTAATGGGCTTTGTGTGGTGGCTAGGCTGGTTGCGACCAAGTTGGGGCTTGTCGCTGCCAAATTCAATTGTAGGCTTTATGTTGGTGTGGTTGGTACTAGGTTATGCCGATATTTTGTGGGTAAACATGGCAAATGCTGCACATACAGCGGGACTTATTTCTGGATGTTTGCTCGCCGGGGCCTTAAGTCTTGGGTCGGGTAAACGCTAG
- the tdh gene encoding L-threonine 3-dehydrogenase — translation MKSLVKAKAEKGIWLQDTPEPEVGHNDLLIKIRKTAICGTDMHIYNWDEWSQKTIPVPMVVGHEYVGEVVGMGQEVKGFKVGDRVSGEGHITCGHCRNCRAGRVHLCRNTEGVGVNRPGAFAEYLVIPAFNAFKIPDNISDDLASIFDPFGNAVHTALSFDLVGEDVLITGAGPIGIMAAAVAKHVGARHVVVTDINPYRLELAKKMGATRAVDVSKEDLKDVMNELGMTEGFDVGLEMSGVPVAFRDMLNKMNHGGKIAMLGIPPQDVAIDWNQVIFKGLVIKGIYGREMFETWYKMASLLQSGLDLSPIITHTFSIDDFQKGFDTMGSGHSGKVILDWQ, via the coding sequence ATGAAGTCGCTAGTTAAAGCGAAAGCAGAAAAAGGCATTTGGCTACAAGACACGCCAGAGCCTGAAGTAGGACACAATGACCTACTGATTAAAATTCGCAAAACCGCCATTTGCGGCACCGACATGCACATTTACAACTGGGACGAATGGTCACAGAAAACCATTCCGGTACCTATGGTTGTAGGCCACGAGTATGTGGGTGAAGTCGTTGGTATGGGTCAAGAAGTGAAAGGGTTTAAGGTTGGCGACCGTGTTTCGGGCGAAGGCCATATTACCTGTGGCCATTGCCGTAACTGTCGTGCAGGTCGCGTACATTTGTGTCGCAACACTGAAGGCGTAGGCGTAAACCGCCCGGGCGCTTTTGCTGAATACTTGGTAATTCCTGCATTTAACGCGTTTAAAATTCCAGACAACATTAGTGACGACCTTGCGTCTATCTTTGACCCGTTTGGCAACGCTGTTCACACTGCACTAAGTTTCGACTTGGTGGGTGAAGACGTGCTGATAACAGGTGCCGGCCCAATAGGTATTATGGCTGCTGCAGTTGCAAAGCATGTAGGTGCTCGTCATGTCGTGGTTACCGATATTAATCCTTACCGTCTTGAGCTTGCTAAAAAAATGGGTGCAACCCGCGCCGTTGACGTAAGCAAGGAAGACTTGAAAGACGTAATGAACGAACTTGGTATGACAGAGGGCTTCGATGTGGGTCTGGAAATGTCTGGTGTGCCGGTGGCTTTCAGAGACATGCTGAACAAAATGAACCATGGCGGCAAAATTGCCATGCTGGGAATACCTCCACAAGATGTTGCCATCGATTGGAACCAGGTTATTTTCAAAGGCTTGGTGATAAAAGGTATCTACGGCCGTGAAATGTTTGAAACATGGTACAAAATGGCGAGCTTGCTGCAGAGTGGCTTAGATCTATCGCCTATCATCACACACACCTTTTCTATTGATGACTTTCAGAAAGGGTTTGATACCATGGGGTCTGGACACTCAGGTAAAGTTATTCTGGACTGGCAATAA
- a CDS encoding glycine C-acetyltransferase, producing the protein MSAAFISHLQSQIEATKEDGLYKKERVITSQQQADIGVANGEHVINFCANNYLGLANNESLIEAAKKGLDSHGFGVASVRFICGTQDIHKQLEASISDFLGTEDTILYPSCFDANGGLFETLLGPEDAIISDALNHASIIDGVRLCKAKRYRYANNDIAALEEQLKQADADGARFKIIATDGVFSMDGVIADLASICDLADKYDAMVMVDDCHATGFLGENGKGSHEYCGVMGRVDIITGTLGKALGGASGGYTSGKKEVVEWLRQRSRPYLFSNSVAPPIVSASLKVFEMMKEGDELRANLWRNANHFRTRMEEAGFTLAGKDHAIIPVMLGDARLASEMADKMLEKGIYVIGFSYPVVPKGQARIRTQMSAGHSLEHVDKAVDAFIEVGRELGVIS; encoded by the coding sequence ATGTCTGCGGCATTTATTTCTCATTTGCAATCGCAAATTGAAGCCACGAAAGAAGATGGTTTGTACAAAAAAGAGCGTGTTATCACGTCGCAACAACAAGCGGATATCGGTGTTGCTAACGGCGAGCACGTAATTAACTTTTGTGCCAACAACTACCTTGGTCTTGCAAACAATGAAAGCTTGATTGAAGCAGCAAAGAAAGGCCTGGATAGCCATGGTTTTGGTGTAGCATCTGTACGATTCATTTGCGGTACACAAGACATTCACAAGCAGCTGGAAGCCTCTATCAGCGACTTCCTCGGTACAGAAGACACCATTTTGTACCCATCGTGCTTCGACGCGAACGGCGGTTTATTTGAAACGCTATTAGGCCCTGAAGATGCCATTATTTCTGATGCGTTAAACCACGCCAGTATCATTGACGGTGTGCGCCTGTGTAAAGCTAAGCGTTATCGCTACGCCAATAACGATATAGCAGCATTAGAAGAGCAGTTAAAGCAAGCTGATGCCGATGGCGCACGTTTCAAAATTATTGCCACCGACGGTGTGTTTTCGATGGACGGCGTGATTGCCGACTTAGCCTCTATTTGCGACCTGGCCGACAAGTATGACGCCATGGTAATGGTAGACGATTGTCACGCAACGGGCTTCCTTGGCGAAAACGGCAAAGGCAGCCATGAGTATTGTGGCGTTATGGGTCGTGTAGACATCATCACCGGTACTCTAGGTAAAGCACTAGGCGGCGCGTCTGGCGGTTACACCTCGGGTAAAAAAGAAGTCGTAGAGTGGTTGCGTCAACGCTCGCGTCCTTATCTTTTCTCAAACTCGGTTGCGCCACCTATCGTTTCAGCATCGCTCAAAGTGTTTGAAATGATGAAAGAAGGCGACGAGCTTCGCGCTAATCTATGGCGCAACGCCAATCACTTCCGTACGCGTATGGAAGAAGCGGGCTTCACATTAGCTGGTAAAGATCACGCTATTATTCCTGTTATGCTAGGCGATGCCCGTTTAGCTAGCGAAATGGCAGACAAGATGCTTGAGAAAGGCATCTATGTTATCGGTTTCTCTTACCCTGTTGTGCCGAAAGGTCAGGCCCGTATCCGTACGCAAATGTCAGCAGGTCATAGCCTTGAACATGTTGATAAAGCGGTAGATGCATTTATTGAAGTCGGCCGTGAATTGGGAGTAATTTCATGA
- the rep gene encoding DNA helicase Rep: protein MKLNEAQESAVTFVSGPCLVLAGAGSGKTRVITNKIAHLVRNCDMPARYIAAVTFTNKAAREMKERVAQTLGKPEARGLKVSTFHTMGLTIIKAHVKDLGLKPGFSLFDDKDSFALLNDLTSDTLDGDKDQLQLLQSCISNWKNDLILPDALLKSATSTGEREFAEAYKRYQDNLKAYNALDFDDLILLPTLLLKSSEAIRAKWQSKIRYLLVDEYQDTNTSQYELVKLLVGERARFTVVGDDDQSIYSWRGAKPQNLHLLQQDFPRLNVIKLQQNYRSSGRILHCANILIQNNPHLFDKTLFSELQYGEPLKVIEAKNEEHEGERVVAELLAHKFMNRTQFKDYAILYRGNHQSRIFEKLLMSNRIPYKISGGMSFFGRAEVKDIMAYLRLLVNQDDDNALLRIINTPGRGIGRATLEKLGNFANSLGVSMFEAATHPNLNSVLPDKAFHSVSTFARWIVELSDNAERGNTADAVRTMIRTMGYEEWLYETSASPKAAEMAMANVSTLFGWVNDMLEGNDLDQPMTLTEVVNRLILRDMMERGEDDGEGDQVQLMTLHASKGLEFPIVFLVGMEEGLLPHQSSIDEDNVEEERRLAYVGITRAQRELIFSLAKERRQFGEVINPEPSRFLFELPPDDVQWENQKPKATKEERQQKAQVGIANLRDILGKK from the coding sequence ATGAAACTAAATGAAGCTCAAGAGTCTGCCGTAACCTTTGTGTCTGGCCCATGTTTGGTGCTGGCGGGGGCGGGTAGTGGTAAAACGCGCGTAATTACCAATAAGATTGCTCATTTAGTTAGAAACTGCGATATGCCAGCTCGCTACATTGCAGCGGTAACCTTTACCAACAAAGCAGCACGTGAAATGAAAGAACGTGTAGCGCAGACCTTGGGCAAGCCGGAGGCGCGCGGGCTAAAAGTGTCGACCTTCCACACCATGGGCTTAACCATTATTAAAGCGCATGTGAAAGATCTTGGCTTAAAGCCAGGTTTCTCGTTATTCGACGATAAAGACTCGTTCGCGTTGCTTAACGATTTGACATCCGACACCCTCGATGGCGATAAAGATCAGCTTCAGCTTTTACAAAGCTGCATATCGAACTGGAAAAACGATCTTATCTTGCCTGATGCTTTATTAAAATCAGCAACCAGCACGGGCGAGAGAGAGTTTGCAGAAGCCTACAAGCGTTACCAAGACAACCTTAAGGCATATAACGCGCTAGACTTCGACGACCTAATTTTATTACCTACATTGCTTTTAAAAAGTAGCGAAGCAATAAGAGCCAAATGGCAGAGCAAGATTCGCTACTTGCTGGTGGATGAGTACCAAGATACCAATACCAGTCAGTACGAGTTGGTAAAGCTATTAGTAGGTGAGCGTGCGCGCTTTACCGTGGTGGGCGACGATGACCAGTCTATCTATTCATGGCGTGGCGCTAAGCCACAGAATTTGCACCTATTACAGCAAGACTTTCCGCGCTTAAACGTCATTAAGCTACAACAAAATTACCGCTCGTCAGGTCGTATTCTGCATTGCGCGAATATTCTTATTCAGAACAATCCGCATTTGTTCGATAAAACCCTGTTCTCAGAGCTGCAGTACGGCGAGCCGCTAAAAGTGATAGAGGCGAAGAACGAAGAGCATGAAGGTGAGCGCGTGGTGGCCGAACTGCTGGCGCATAAGTTCATGAACCGCACCCAGTTTAAAGATTACGCCATTTTGTATCGCGGGAATCACCAAAGCCGCATTTTTGAAAAGCTGTTAATGAGTAACCGCATTCCGTACAAAATAAGCGGCGGTATGTCGTTCTTTGGTCGTGCCGAAGTGAAGGACATCATGGCGTATTTACGGTTGTTAGTGAACCAGGACGACGATAACGCTTTGCTTCGCATTATTAACACGCCTGGGCGCGGTATAGGCCGCGCTACGCTAGAAAAACTGGGTAACTTTGCAAATAGCTTGGGCGTATCTATGTTCGAAGCGGCGACGCACCCTAACTTAAATAGCGTGTTGCCCGATAAAGCCTTTCATTCGGTTTCTACCTTTGCCCGCTGGATAGTAGAGCTATCGGACAACGCGGAACGGGGCAACACCGCTGACGCAGTGCGCACCATGATCCGCACTATGGGCTACGAAGAATGGCTATATGAAACCAGCGCCAGCCCCAAAGCCGCCGAAATGGCCATGGCCAACGTAAGTACCTTATTCGGTTGGGTTAACGATATGCTGGAAGGCAATGACCTAGACCAACCCATGACCTTAACCGAAGTAGTGAACCGTCTGATATTGCGCGACATGATGGAGCGCGGCGAAGACGACGGGGAAGGGGATCAAGTTCAGTTAATGACGCTGCACGCATCAAAAGGTTTGGAATTTCCTATTGTATTTTTAGTGGGTATGGAAGAAGGCTTATTGCCGCACCAAAGCAGCATTGACGAAGACAACGTAGAAGAAGAGCGCCGACTTGCTTATGTGGGAATTACTCGCGCCCAGCGCGAGCTTATATTCAGCCTTGCTAAAGAGCGTCGACAATTTGGTGAAGTTATCAACCCAGAGCCAAGCCGCTTTCTGTTCGAACTGCCGCCTGACGATGTACAGTGGGAAAATCAAAAGCCGAAGGCGACAAAAGAAGAGCGCCAGCAAAAGGCACAAGTGGGGATTGCTAACCTAAGAGATATCTTAGGTAAAAAATAA
- the ubiA gene encoding 4-hydroxybenzoate octaprenyltransferase — protein sequence MKHNWNAYARLMRLDKPVGIYLLLWPTLWALLMAAQGLPPLGITLIFVAGVVVMRSAGCVINDYADRKVDGSVKRTAQRPLATGEVSAKQALQLFAALIALAFVLVLFLNWQTIALSVVALLLAASYPFMKRYTNLPQVVLGAAFGWAIPMAFMAVIETVPAYGWWLFIANLLWTVAYDTMYAMVDRDDDLQIGIKSTAILFGKNDVLIVMLLQAAALAILWCIGCAINATWPYYIAVLFSALLCVRQYQLIKRRQREGCFTAFIENHYIGLAITLGTALHFYLV from the coding sequence ATGAAGCACAATTGGAACGCCTATGCGCGACTGATGCGCCTTGATAAACCAGTCGGTATTTACTTGCTGCTGTGGCCTACGTTGTGGGCGCTTCTTATGGCTGCACAAGGTTTACCGCCTTTAGGCATTACGCTCATTTTTGTGGCAGGCGTAGTTGTCATGCGCTCAGCCGGGTGTGTGATTAACGATTATGCAGACAGAAAAGTAGACGGTAGCGTAAAGCGCACTGCCCAGCGTCCTCTTGCAACCGGAGAAGTGTCGGCCAAACAAGCACTACAACTTTTTGCTGCGCTTATCGCTTTAGCATTTGTCTTAGTGTTATTTCTCAACTGGCAAACCATAGCGTTGTCGGTGGTAGCCTTACTCCTGGCAGCAAGCTACCCCTTTATGAAGCGTTACACCAATTTACCGCAGGTGGTATTGGGTGCCGCGTTCGGTTGGGCCATTCCTATGGCATTTATGGCTGTGATAGAAACAGTTCCAGCTTACGGCTGGTGGTTGTTTATTGCTAACTTATTATGGACGGTAGCTTACGACACCATGTACGCCATGGTAGACCGCGATGACGACTTACAAATAGGCATTAAGTCTACGGCCATATTGTTTGGAAAAAACGACGTACTCATAGTCATGCTGCTACAGGCCGCTGCCCTTGCCATTTTGTGGTGTATAGGCTGTGCTATTAACGCAACTTGGCCATACTACATAGCCGTGCTGTTTTCGGCTCTGCTATGCGTGCGCCAGTATCAGCTTATTAAACGCCGTCAGCGTGAAGGCTGCTTCACCGCGTTTATTGAAAATCACTATATTGGTTTAGCCATCACGCTAGGAACGGCACTGCATTTTTATTTGGTGTAA
- the ubiK gene encoding ubiquinone biosynthesis accessory factor UbiK yields MLDPKKLEDLAKQIADAVPPGVKNMAEEAEGRVKAVLQSQLSKLDLVTREEFDIQSQVLIRTREKLDAMESRIAELEVKLAEK; encoded by the coding sequence ATGTTGGATCCGAAGAAACTCGAAGATTTAGCGAAACAAATTGCTGATGCCGTTCCACCTGGCGTTAAAAACATGGCTGAAGAAGCCGAAGGTCGAGTAAAGGCGGTATTGCAGTCGCAGCTGTCTAAGCTTGATTTAGTGACTCGTGAAGAGTTCGATATTCAAAGCCAAGTGCTTATTCGCACTCGTGAAAAGCTAGACGCTATGGAAAGCCGCATTGCTGAACTTGAAGTGAAGCTAGCGGAAAAGTAG
- a CDS encoding flagellar basal body-associated protein FliL gives MLKSLVLRVFAVSFFVLGCNTAVAQDKANYAYLGLEPEIVTNYISDSAQKLGYVRVSVELMIHDVNQLEIAEHHMPLLRSTAIEIFGQQPAEKVKSLTGREDIRRAILKALQEHMKQETGGEVVKNVIFTKYLYQGG, from the coding sequence ATGCTTAAGTCTTTAGTTTTACGCGTATTTGCGGTTAGTTTTTTCGTTCTTGGTTGTAACACAGCAGTGGCGCAAGACAAGGCCAACTATGCTTATTTGGGCTTAGAGCCAGAGATTGTTACCAACTACATTAGCGATAGCGCACAAAAGCTAGGCTATGTACGCGTGTCAGTTGAATTGATGATCCACGATGTTAATCAGCTTGAAATTGCTGAACACCATATGCCGTTACTTCGCTCTACTGCCATTGAAATATTCGGCCAGCAACCGGCAGAGAAGGTTAAATCACTAACTGGTCGTGAAGACATTCGCCGCGCTATTCTTAAAGCGTTGCAAGAGCACATGAAGCAAGAGACAGGCGGCGAAGTGGTGAAGAACGTTATCTTCACCAAATACTTATACCAAGGCGGTTAA
- a CDS encoding putative bifunctional diguanylate cyclase/phosphodiesterase — protein sequence MKVQVSFTTKTITILLAMVLTVAVVISTVLIQESDARILLQQRENQVSNQRRVQLFEDILHGRMITLIDIISHKSGGNADSLESLQQTLSGLSEYLTLNFQVESLYLFDEHGVVGNPLQPVNKTIEKLVNTTRASFESRSLLSCDSVCTHYISIPIMANGETLPVIVVSTSMRELLYLFSRATDVHKVAVVQHKETSSELSELRVASQVSAANRQYFQSLFDALPDNWRIDDLVIRGMNVALENQQLLVSLLPFNHASGDHPYLLIVQDVSAMVRQNEQYQYIVISSAVALFFIFSSLLYLFLNQYRIRLLDVSERLPMLAEHKFSEFYTIAAKRRKSPIFKFTDELDVVEDAANNLARQLESFDGQMAINTAKLEKMAMFDVLTGLPNRNMLTFQIEKQLAGSIRDDRLVALMFMDLDDFKKVNDSHGHDVGDKLLKAAAMRISKPIRESDIASRFGGDEFVILLSNIESKKHVDTVAKKLIEEFKEPIIVDGVTFYVSISIGIAITNHSRATPVELLRHADIAMYEAKAKKGAEYRVYDATMNLKVMQKVELESEAREALRDNQFSLALQPQIEMHTGRLVGFEALLRWQHPKKGNISPADFIPLLENTSFMLELDYWVITRSTYLIRELKNSGYPDVKMAINLSAGQFLDPSLPEFLQQQIIKNDIAPDQVCLELTETVLVSDIKRATTIMQNIRDMGCMLAIDDFGTGYSSLSYLKSLPADYIKIDRSFVANIASSADDRNIVHSTISMVRNMGMQVVAEGIETSEQYELLCHFDCNLGQGYLISRPIPEVNIWDVLSDKVEFGFWKESA from the coding sequence ATGAAGGTTCAGGTATCTTTCACCACTAAAACCATCACAATTCTATTGGCTATGGTATTAACTGTGGCTGTGGTTATATCAACGGTTCTTATTCAGGAGTCTGACGCTCGAATTCTGCTCCAGCAACGGGAAAACCAAGTCAGTAATCAACGACGGGTTCAGCTTTTTGAAGACATTCTGCACGGCAGAATGATCACGCTTATTGATATCATCAGCCATAAGAGTGGAGGCAACGCAGATAGCCTTGAATCGCTACAACAAACGCTTAGCGGTCTTAGTGAATACCTGACCCTTAACTTTCAAGTTGAATCGCTGTATTTGTTTGACGAACACGGCGTTGTTGGCAACCCGCTACAGCCAGTAAATAAAACCATTGAAAAGCTAGTGAATACCACTCGGGCGTCGTTTGAAAGCCGCTCACTATTGTCCTGTGACTCGGTATGCACGCACTACATTTCAATTCCAATTATGGCAAACGGTGAAACCTTGCCTGTCATCGTTGTGTCCACGTCGATGAGAGAACTGCTATACCTGTTTAGTCGCGCTACCGATGTGCACAAAGTTGCTGTCGTCCAGCACAAAGAAACCTCATCTGAGTTGTCAGAATTAAGGGTGGCAAGCCAAGTGTCTGCGGCTAATCGACAGTACTTTCAATCTCTATTTGATGCGTTACCCGATAATTGGCGAATTGACGATTTAGTTATTAGAGGCATGAACGTTGCGCTGGAAAATCAGCAGTTGCTGGTTAGTTTATTGCCTTTTAATCACGCATCAGGTGATCATCCTTACTTGCTTATTGTACAAGACGTGTCGGCCATGGTGCGTCAAAACGAACAATACCAGTACATAGTTATTTCTAGCGCTGTTGCGCTATTTTTTATCTTCTCTTCGCTGCTTTACCTTTTTCTAAATCAATACAGAATACGCTTGTTAGATGTAAGCGAACGTTTGCCTATGCTGGCCGAACACAAGTTTAGCGAGTTTTACACCATTGCAGCTAAACGAAGGAAGTCGCCTATTTTCAAATTCACAGATGAATTGGACGTTGTTGAAGACGCGGCAAATAATCTGGCGCGCCAGCTAGAAAGTTTTGACGGACAAATGGCTATTAACACCGCGAAGCTTGAAAAAATGGCGATGTTCGATGTGTTAACCGGACTTCCCAACCGTAATATGCTGACGTTTCAAATAGAAAAGCAGCTAGCTGGTTCAATTCGCGACGATAGGTTAGTGGCACTGATGTTCATGGACCTTGATGACTTTAAAAAGGTTAACGACAGTCACGGTCATGACGTTGGCGATAAACTCTTAAAAGCTGCTGCTATGCGTATTTCTAAGCCGATCAGAGAGTCGGATATTGCATCTCGATTTGGCGGTGATGAGTTTGTTATTTTACTTTCAAATATCGAAAGCAAAAAGCACGTAGATACGGTAGCCAAAAAGCTGATAGAAGAGTTTAAAGAGCCAATCATTGTAGATGGCGTAACCTTTTACGTTTCTATTAGTATCGGTATTGCTATTACCAACCACTCTCGCGCCACGCCAGTAGAACTGCTGCGTCATGCTGATATTGCGATGTACGAAGCCAAAGCCAAAAAAGGGGCGGAATATCGCGTGTATGATGCCACCATGAACCTTAAAGTAATGCAGAAGGTTGAGCTGGAGTCAGAGGCGCGTGAAGCCCTTAGAGACAACCAGTTTAGCTTAGCGCTTCAGCCCCAAATTGAGATGCACACGGGAAGGCTGGTGGGCTTTGAAGCGCTATTGCGTTGGCAACACCCTAAAAAGGGTAATATTTCCCCGGCCGATTTTATACCGCTTCTTGAAAACACGTCATTCATGCTTGAGCTTGATTACTGGGTAATTACGCGCTCAACTTATTTAATCAGAGAGCTTAAAAATAGCGGCTACCCCGACGTGAAGATGGCGATTAATTTGTCAGCGGGTCAGTTCTTAGACCCGAGTTTGCCTGAATTCTTGCAGCAGCAAATTATCAAAAATGACATAGCGCCCGACCAAGTTTGCTTAGAGTTAACCGAAACGGTATTGGTATCAGATATCAAGCGTGCAACTACCATCATGCAAAATATTCGCGACATGGGGTGCATGCTGGCTATCGACGATTTCGGCACGGGCTATTCGTCGTTGAGTTATCTTAAATCGTTACCCGCCGACTACATCAAAATTGACCGCTCGTTTGTGGCAAATATCGCCAGCAGTGCTGATGATAGAAATATTGTTCACTCTACGATTTCTATGGTGCGCAACATGGGAATGCAAGTGGTGGCAGAAGGAATTGAAACCAGTGAACAGTACGAGTTGCTGTGTCATTTCGACTGCAACCTGGGTCAAGGCTACCTTATCAGCAGACCTATTCCTGAGGTTAACATTTGGGACGTGTTAAGCGACAAAGTAGAGTTTGGTTTTTGGAAAGAATCCGCTTAG